Proteins encoded in a region of the Streptomyces akebiae genome:
- a CDS encoding TetR/AcrR family transcriptional regulator — protein MTSQAADGPETAVASRRSKLTPEREQEFFDAVLEQIRECGYDSVTMEGVAASTRCSKSTLYRQWRTKPQFVAAALRARRSVRFAGIDTGTLAGDLREVARHAGEGYVLEGRLFQALGNAVVQDEELRAALRDALVEPEIDALRAMIARGVARGEVPADHPALEFVPAQIFGVLRARPVLEGQDADETYIIKFMEAAVLPTLGLV, from the coding sequence ATGACGTCGCAGGCCGCGGACGGGCCGGAGACGGCCGTCGCCTCGCGCCGCTCCAAACTCACGCCCGAGCGCGAGCAGGAGTTCTTCGACGCTGTGCTCGAACAGATCCGTGAGTGCGGTTATGACTCGGTGACCATGGAGGGCGTCGCCGCGAGCACACGGTGCAGCAAATCGACGCTCTACCGGCAGTGGCGGACGAAACCGCAGTTCGTGGCGGCCGCGCTGCGCGCGCGCCGCAGCGTCCGCTTCGCGGGGATCGACACCGGCACCCTCGCCGGTGACCTGCGCGAGGTGGCCCGGCACGCCGGAGAGGGCTACGTTCTGGAGGGGCGGCTCTTCCAGGCGCTCGGCAATGCCGTCGTGCAGGACGAGGAGCTGCGGGCGGCTCTGCGCGACGCGCTGGTGGAGCCGGAGATCGACGCGCTCCGGGCGATGATCGCCCGCGGGGTGGCGCGGGGCGAGGTCCCCGCGGACCACCCGGCGCTGGAGTTCGTCCCGGCGCAGATCTTCGGCGTCCTGCGGGCCCGGCCCGTCCTGGAGGGCCAGGACGCGGACGAGACGTACATCAT